The genomic segment GCCGTGACCGACCCGAACAGCCGGCCGGACTCCCCGGCCTTCACCCTGACCGTGACGCTCGCTGTGTGCAGCTTCTCCGCCAGGCGCTGCGCCTCGGCCCGTTCCTTGTCCAGCTTCTGCCGCAGCACCGCCTGCTCGTGTTCGATCGCCTTCACATTGCCACCGGTGGCCGCCACGGCGAGCCCCCGCGGCACCAGGTAGTTGCGGCCGTAGCCGTCGGACACGTCCACCAGGTCACCGGCGCGGCCCACTCCCTTTACGTCCTGCGTCAGGATCACCTTCACCGCCGTCACACCTCTCCCTGGTCCGGCTCTTCTGCCGGACGCTACAGGCGACGAAAGTTGAACCACGCATCGGCCAGCCCCGCGCCGAGGAGCAACAGGTACCCCCACGTCAGCGAGGGCCAGAGCAACAAAGCCGTGATGAGCACGCGCATTCCCCGGGAGACGCGGGCCTGCTCGTACCAGAACCAGAGCAGCGACAGCCCGCTCACCAGGGCAACCCCCGCTCCCAGCACGGCCAGGCTGGCGCCTGCCGTTGCAACCCACGAGGGGCCGCCGTGGAGCATGAGCAGCAACAGCCCCGCGAAAAGCGCCACCGCCGAAACCGGGGTCGGGCGCCACCGGGAGAACGGCTCGAACCAGGGCAGGGTCTCGCCCATCCTTCGCAGGACCACCCGCACGGCCCAGTAGCTAGCAAAGGCGATGAACACCGCACCGGACAGGAAGATGGCCGGCAGGATTCGAGGGAGAGCCTGCATGGTAAGCTTCAACTGCTGGTCCAGGAGATCGAGCTGCTCGGCCGGCACGCCGAGTTGCCGGTAGAGGTTGATGGCGCCCTTCATGCTCTCTTCGTAGAGCCGCAGCATCTGGTCGAAGGGGTTGATGCCCATCACCCACAGGGAGACCCCGATGCTGAACAGGCTCGCCAGAAGCGCCCCGGCCACGCCCGCCAGCAGAACGCGCCCGGGCGCAAGGCGCGCGTGAAGCGCCAGGCCCAGCCCCAGCCCCGTGAGCCCCATGGGGATGAGAAGCAGTACGGCCTGTACGCCGCCCAGCAACACGCCGCTCAAGACCCCGGCAACCGCCCACGCCATCAGGCCGGCGCCGGCGCCGTGCCGGTAAACGAGAAGCGCCATCGGCGAAGGGAGCACCAGCGCCATGTACGGCACGAATAGGGAGATCCAACCGAGCACGACGGTGACGGCGGCAAGCAAGCCGCCTTCCGTCAGGCGCCGTATGCGCTCGCGCTCCCGGGACCGCGACAGGCCGCCTATCGCCGGCCTCCCCCCTGGAAGTGCTTGTACAGGGCCCCGAAATCGCCGTACCACTGCTCGAACTCGTGCCCCTGCTCCATCGTGGCGCGGACACGGTTTTCGACTTTGATGTCCAGACGGGTCGGGCTGATGCCCAGCCGCCGCGCCAGAAGATACGCCCCGATGACCAGGGCGGCCAGCGCCTCGGCCACTGCCTCGTCGCTGGATCGCAGCATGGCACGGTACAGCCCCGCCAGGGCCGCCGCCAGTTCGGCCTTCAGGTGCTCGATGGCGCGCAGATTGCGTGCCAGGTCGCTCTCAGGCTTCGCCCCCGCCGGATCCTGCATGAGCCGGCGCGGCACCTCCGTATCCAACCCTGCGGCCGCGGGTCAAGTTGGTTCAGGGTCGGCTCGCCCGTCTCCTGCCGGCGGCGGGCGGTAAATAGCGGAGCGGGCAGGGCCCCCCTGCCACAGGGGAAGACCCGGCCCGCCCCGCCGCCCTGCCGGCCCGGCGCGGCCGGCGGCCTGGTTCGCTTCTCAGTCGGCCACGAAGGGCAGCAAAGCCAGATGGCGCGCCCTCTTGATGGCCGTGGTGAGCTGCCTCTGGTGGCGGGCGCAGTTGCCGGTGATGCGGCGCGGCAGGATTTTCGCCCGCTCGGTCATGTACTTGCGGAGCCGGTTGGGATCCTTGTAGTCAATCCACTCGACCTTGTCCACGCAAAAGGCGCATACCTTGCGCCGCCGCTTCTTGTCCTTCGGCATCTCGATCCCGGACCTTTCTTGCGCTTATCAGGGCGTCTGCCGTCAAAACGGCGTCTCGTCGGCGGCCGGCGCGTCGCTGAACTCCTCGGGGAATTCGCCGGGAACGTCCGCCTCGGGGCCGCCCTCTTCGGTGCCCTTCGGCCTGGGCTCCAGGAACGCCACCCGGTCGGCTACCACCTCGGGCTGGATTCGCCGGACCCCGTTCTGATCGTCGTACGTGCGGATTTGCAGCCGGCCGTCTACCCCGACCAACCGGCCCTTTCGCACGTACGCTCCCACCGTCTCGGCCAGCTTGCGCCAGCACACCACGTCGATGAAGTCCGCCTCGCGCTGGCCCTGCTGGTTGGTGAAAGGCCTGTCCACGGCGATCCGAAAGCGCGAGACGGCCGCCCCCGACCCGGTGTACCGGAGTTCGGCGTCCCTCACAGCCCGCCCGACGAGCACGATGCGGTTAACCATCGGTTGCTTGGCCTCTCCCCTCACCGACCTGTGCAGCCTCCGCGGCTGCGGCCACTTGCGCCTGGCGCCTGACGACCAGGTGCCGCAAGGCTGCGTCGGTGATGCGCAGGACCCGATCCAGTTCCCGAGCGACGCCCACCTCCGCGTCGAACTGAACGAGGACGTAGTACCCGTCGCTCTGGTGCTTGATGGGGTAGGCCAGGCGGCGTCGGCCCCAGCGCTCCAGGTTGCGGATCACTCCGCCCCCGTCGGC from the Bacillota bacterium genome contains:
- a CDS encoding DUF2232 domain-containing protein, giving the protein MLAAVTVVLGWISLFVPYMALVLPSPMALLVYRHGAGAGLMAWAVAGVLSGVLLGGVQAVLLLIPMGLTGLGLGLALHARLAPGRVLLAGVAGALLASLFSIGVSLWVMGINPFDQMLRLYEESMKGAINLYRQLGVPAEQLDLLDQQLKLTMQALPRILPAIFLSGAVFIAFASYWAVRVVLRRMGETLPWFEPFSRWRPTPVSAVALFAGLLLLMLHGGPSWVATAGASLAVLGAGVALVSGLSLLWFWYEQARVSRGMRVLITALLLWPSLTWGYLLLLGAGLADAWFNFRRL
- the rplI gene encoding 50S ribosomal protein L9, yielding MKVILTQDVKGVGRAGDLVDVSDGYGRNYLVPRGLAVAATGGNVKAIEHEQAVLRQKLDKERAEAQRLAEKLHTASVTVRVKAGESGRLFGSVTAGDIAQALAEQFGVQVDRRRIELEAPLKSLGTYPVTLRLAPGITAEVQLVVEAEQAAGAGGRGS
- the rpsR gene encoding 30S ribosomal protein S18 yields the protein MPKDKKRRRKVCAFCVDKVEWIDYKDPNRLRKYMTERAKILPRRITGNCARHQRQLTTAIKRARHLALLPFVAD
- the ssb gene encoding single-stranded DNA-binding protein; the protein is MVNRIVLVGRAVRDAELRYTGSGAAVSRFRIAVDRPFTNQQGQREADFIDVVCWRKLAETVGAYVRKGRLVGVDGRLQIRTYDDQNGVRRIQPEVVADRVAFLEPRPKGTEEGGPEADVPGEFPEEFSDAPAADETPF
- a CDS encoding MazG-like family protein → MQDPAGAKPESDLARNLRAIEHLKAELAAALAGLYRAMLRSSDEAVAEALAALVIGAYLLARRLGISPTRLDIKVENRVRATMEQGHEFEQWYGDFGALYKHFQGGGRR
- the rpsF gene encoding 30S ribosomal protein S6 — its product is MPYVQREEVGAVVRPYEAVVVLSPALESDEAVEALIGRLEKIIADGGGVIRNLERWGRRRLAYPIKHQSDGYYVLVQFDAEVGVARELDRVLRITDAALRHLVVRRQAQVAAAAEAAQVGEGRGQATDG